In Rhinolophus ferrumequinum isolate MPI-CBG mRhiFer1 chromosome 3, mRhiFer1_v1.p, whole genome shotgun sequence, the DNA window CTACATTTTAGTTGAACCTTAATTGAATTCCCTCAGCTCCAGAAGAACAGAGGCCAGGGCTCCATAGCAGGACCTGGGAGCTGGACGGGGAAGAGCTGAGCTGGAAGAAGGGGTGACTTAGGGGACCTGTGGGGAGGACAGAGTTGGGCCCTTAGCAGGAGTCGGAATGCCGAGTGTGTCTTGGTGCGGGCAACTGTGGCAGCCAACTCCAGGAGCACTGCTCACGAGGGTTACAATGTATGTGGTGGCCCTGGGGTTGGCAGGGGCACAGCCTGCAGGGGATCTGAATTATGGAGGTAGGGCGATATTGACAGGAAGTGGGGACAGAGTGATGGGGCAATGGGGACCAATATTGTGATGGTTACAAGAGTCAGTGTGATGGGATCAGGATGACAAATGTCAAGGGCGTAGGGGTCAGGGGCTGTGATTAGGATGACTGTTCTCAGAGTGACAGGGGTCAGTAACCGCTGACCCCTGAGGTGAGCAGTAAGTATGGATGGACTTCAAACTGAGGTCCAGTCCACCTCTGCCAGCAGCAGAGTCCCAGGGTGCTGATGGGCTGCCtggcctgcctcccaccccttccAGGCGGGACTCTGACCACCACCGAGAGGTCCAGCAGCTGTACGAGGAGATGGAGCAGCAGATCCGCCAGGATAAGCAACGGCTGCAGGCTGAGGTGAGCTCCCCGCTGCAGCCTGTCCCTTCCCCCTGCCCTGGACTCCTCTGCGGGCTAAGCAGTGGGGCCAGTGAGTGGCCAGTGTGGGGTAGCAGGAGTTGCTGGGAGTGGATCCTCTCATACCCCGCATCAGAGAGGTGGGGTGAGGAGTGCTGAGTCTGAGCCCCCTGCCCCTCTCTGCTAGGTCTCACTGTGTCCCCTGAAGCCAGTCCTTCCGccctctgggcctgtttccttgTTGCCACAATCTAGGGTTGCGCCAGGGAAGTTGTCCTGAAACCTCCTCCTTGCTGGGACATCCTGGACCCTGGACCCCAGGCCTGGGTGGAGGTGAAGTGTGGGGAGGGCCAGCGCAGCCCAGCTGGGTCTTAGATTCCTCAGTACGGGAGCTGAGACCTCTCTGCTCCCCAGAGCGCCTCCCGGAACCTGGCGCTCAGCTCCCAGATGCAGGAGGTCCTGGAGGCCAAGGAGCGTGAGGTGCACCAGCTGACGGAGGGCCAGAGGGAGGTGAGTGACAGGGCCTCCCCGGGAGCCCAGTTTCTGAGGATTCACAACCTCTGACACCCCTCTCCTAAGGATTCACTGGGCTGGCGAGGCTCCCACATGAGAGTCGCCCCCTGGGAAAGAGGTGTCTGGGGCCCTTTTCTGAGATGAGGCCAGATAGTACAGTGGGAGCACTGGGACACGAGTCAGAAGGTCTAGGTTCAAATCTCTGGGGTTCCACTGAAGAGCCATGCAAATCTGAGGGAATATCTTTGCTTGTCTTggccttagtttctccatctataaaatgggaatagccAAATCCACTGCATCTCCCAGGCTAAGTATGTCAAGTGAGGTAATAAATGGGACATAATTAGCCTGGGCAAACATAAGGTCTGAACGCTGAAGAGGCTTGGTGATGGGCTGGTGTTCAACTCTCATCTCAATTATCAGccgagtgaccttgggcaagtttttaacctctctgaatcttggtttcctcatcagaCAGATGGAGATCAGAACTCTTGCCTTAGCAGGCTGCTGTGATGATTAGAGATACTATATTTGAGGGCTTAagatggtacctggcacatagtaggtgttttaTACATCACAGTTGATACTGACTCTGAATCTGACCTGGCTTCCTGCTGCGCTGACACCCCAGGTCTCGCAGCCTATGGTTACTTCCAGTTTGCACCGTGGCTAAGTCTTTGGGTCTGAGACTTTGCCCCACCGTCTCTTACTTCCTCAACTTCCAAACCACTGACCTTAGTAAAATCGCCATCTGTGGTGACCAGGACATCTGTGTCCCTTTAGCACTGGGTACGGTCCCCCACCATTGCCTTGGCTGGCCCTGTCACCTGGTCTCGCCTTCCCAAAACGGTTGATGTCCCAGGCGCCTCTGCAGCAGCTGCTCCTTGGAAACTGAGGCAGTCCCCTTCTGCCAAGGGAGAAGTTTGGACTTTCTGCATGGGACAATTTTGTCCTGTCCCCTGTGGATGTGAAGCCCCTCCCCTCAGGCCCTTCATTCCTTCACCCAACAACTATTTAGGGCACACCTACTGTGTACTAGGCAGAGTTCTAGGTTCTGAGGAACATGATAGACACAAACCCCTGCCCATGGAGTTATTGTCTAGCCAGGGAGACGGATGATAAACAATATAAGCAAGTAAATATTAGATAATGAAAGTGCTAAGGAGAATAAAGTAACACAGGGCCAGGGGACAGAAGGGTTTTGATAGAGGAGCCAAGGAAGGCCTCAATGAGAGGATGACATTGGAGacaagacctgaaggaagtgagggatgGGCCATGGGATACCGGGGGGAACagcagtccaggcagagggaaccgtgagtgcaaaggccctgaggtggccATGAACTACAAATGTTCAAGGAACAGCAAAGAGACATGTGGGCTGGAAcagagggaggggagagtgggagtGGGAGAGGCGGTCGGAGACGTAACAGGGCTGGGTTAGGAGAGTCTGTTAAGGACCGTGGAGGCCATTGTGAGGGCTTTGCTTCCCACTCTGTGGTCAAGCAGCTCTCTGTCTCCAAGTCACATGACTTGCTGCTGGATCAGGCGCTCCCTGCATACCAGATGGGGCTGAGCAGCCATTGCAGAGCTTTGAGCAGAGGAGGGTATGGTCCTATTTACGTTTCGGGCCCATGTGGAGCTGGCAGTTTGCGTTTCTTACACAGTCCCCTCTCTTGTCCCTACCCTAACAATTCAAATGTCTCTCCTGGGTGGGACGTCATGGAGCTAATTAGGCCAAAGGTGGGTAACCaccaccccgcccccactcctATGTTTTAAGCTGGCTCTCCAGGAGCCTGGAGTTTGTGCTCCACAGTGGCTTTGGAAGCCTGTTCGCTGCCCTGGAGGGCAGCTGGGCTCCTCACGTCCTCACCCTCCACCTCCTGCAGCTGGAGACCCAGCTCCACCGCCTCAGCAGCACACACCAGGAGGCCAGCTCGGAGAACCAGCAGCTTCGGCAGACCAAGCATGACCTGGCTGGGCAGCTAGAGGAGGTGCAGGAGCAGCTGCAGGTGACCAGGGGGCACCTGAACGTCGCTAAGGGCCGTGTGTCCTGGCAGATGGAGGAGGAACCAAGGCAAGTGACTGCCATCCCTGGTTTAGTGTGAAGACcagaggcttcctggaagaggggagggaggctcTGAGTTCTCTGAGGCTCTGGTCACCACCCAGAACACACAGCCCCTTCCTTGACATCATCTCATGGCAATATTTCCTTGCTGAGATTATCATGCCCATTTctcagacgaggaaactgaggtacagagaagggAAAGTCACGTGCTCATGATAACACAACTGggattcaaacacacacacacacacacactcacacacacacaggcactcacTCTATTTATTACAGTTCAGAGAGGTGGGATGGGCCAAAAGGGTCAAGGAAGGATTCCTGGAGGAGATGAGGCTGCATATAAGCCTTGAAGGATGGTCAGGATTGGATGAGGGGGCGGAGTGGGGAGTCCATGCCAGGTGAGAAGGACCactgagcaaagactgagaaggAGGGCCAGCCGAGGGGTGTGCAACTGATGGTGAGGGACAGGAAGGAGTGACATCTGCCTGCCCCTCTCCTGAGCTTGGTTTCCCACACCTTTTCTAGTGTCCCCAGAGCAGGTGAGGAGAAGGCGCCCGACCCTCAGGCAGCGTCCTCTGAGGAGGCTCCTCTGCCCGGACTGTTTGGGGACAACGATGACTGGGACCAGCTCCTGAGCAGCTTCAACAGCCCCCCACACAGAGCCCTGCAGCTCTATTGGAGCCCACCCCCAAGCCCGAGAGCCCCGTCAGGCCCCCAAACACCTCGAGTGGTCAGGCAGATCTCCATCTCAGATCAGCAGGAGTTCCTGTTTGGTCGGGAGCCATCTTCAGATCCAGATGGAGCTCCAAGGAGCCCCTCTGGGGTGCTTTCCAGGgccaaggaagggaaaggagaggaccCGGATGGACAAGACATCAGGCCAGAGCAGCCTGTCCAGCCTCACAGCCTGGAACCTAAGGAGGAGTCAGGGCCTAGCCCTGAGGCCCACTTTCCCTGGGGACTCCCCAGGGCCCCAACTGGGGAGTCAGGGAGCCTGGTGGCAGCTGCACTCAAAGTGCTCATTCCTTTGGAGGATGGACCACCTCCCCATGtgacctctccccctccccaggccccagctgGTCCCAGCAAACAGTTCCATGCCTCGTATCAAGATGATAAGGACTCCTGGCCTGGGCCTGTCCCAGCCAAGCCAACCAGGCAGAGAGAAACCTTCCATCAGGACCCACACACTGCTGGCTCTGAGCCAGGACTGGGGTCCCCAGGAGCTGGAGCCTTCGCCCCAGGGCTGGCTGATCCCTCCCAGGGTCTGGAGCCTGGAGCCCAGGCTCCCACAGAGGGACCAGAGCAGGGCAAGCCAGGCCCGGATGTTCTGGAGGGTCTTCGTGGGGGGCTGAGAGAAAATCATGGCCAGGTCCTTGGGCCAGATGGgctgcctgccctcccccaccagaGTCTGGAAGAGGAGCTCAGGGCTGAGGAAAGGAAACAGTTGGGTGGAGGAGGGCAAGGCCTCAGTTCAGAGCAGTCAGTTGAGGCTCAGGGCCTGAAAACTGGGCGTTCAGAACACCCCCAGAGAGATTCTCTGCTTGCTCCTCAACTACTTGACACACCACAGGCTCTAGCTGAAGCAGAAGCCCCTGCTCCTGGAAAACTGTCACCTCCAAGGGGCTCTCCCCTGAGAGGGGCTCAGCCTAGGGGTGGAGCAGGGCCCCAGGAGCCCATGCAAACCCTGCCCATCACGCCTGAGCTGGAAACCCAACCCGTGCTTCCACCTACAACTGCTCACACAGAAGGAGACCAAGGTGCCCTACAATCCAGGGAGCCACGGGCAGAGAACAGGCCTGAAGACCCAGGAACAGACTCCAGGGAGGCTGGGCTGACCCCGTCATCCCCAGGGGACCCGACAGCCAGCCAGCCTCCAGCCGACCCTGATTACATCTTCCATATCATCTTCCTGGGAGACTCGAATGTGGGCAAAACATCCTTCTTGCACCTGCTGCACCAGAACACCTTCGCCGCTGGGCTGACAGCTACTGTGGGTAAGAGCCCACTTGGGAGAGGGCAgcgggggaaggaggggagactCAGGGGCCCTCTCAACGAGCCTGAGCAGGCCCGGAGCAAGCCATCCCTAAAGAAGCTGCAGGTTCTGTCCTGGCCACAGGCCCTGCCTTAGACAGTGTTTTATATGGGCATACACTTACTATTTTACTAATCACGTCTAATTACAGGTAATTTGCTTTTTTCTGCATTGATCTGATTAGCTTATAATGTGCCACATCAACAAAGCACCCTGCAATTTAGATGCCAGTGCTAGTTGATGCTGAAAACAAGCAAGTCTCCACCCACTGGTTGGGTTTGTTCATAACTAGGCCCAGGCCAGCCAGCCAAGCCCTGACAGGAAGTCTCCTTGAGCGAGCTGAATATTTTGCACAGAATGTATTTGTAGAGTGTGGTAGGATAGGAACCTTGGCGCCTGAGTTCAAAATCCCGGCCCACTTACGAGCCATATGCACTTGGACAAATGATTTATCCACTCTGAGCCCCCAAATCTTCATCTGCATAATGGGGACAGCAATAGcgctggctttttcttttttaattttattggggaatattggggaacagtgtgtttctccagggcccattagctccaagtcattgtccttcaatttaccgtatttccccgaaaacaaAACCTatctggaaaataagccctagaatgatttttcaggatgacatcccctgaacataagccctaatacgtcttttggaacaaaaattaatgagacctgGTCTTGGAAACAtgatagttgtggagggcgcagctcagctccaagtccagtcgctgttttcaatctttagttgttgAGAGTTTGCGCTCTaacagctgagccatctggccacccctagTGCTGACTTCTTAGAAGTGGTTGTTAAGGATTAGTTCGGTTAATACATGTCAATCTCTTAGAATAATATCTGGGCACGTAGTAAGTGctaataaatattacttatttttcttgttat includes these proteins:
- the RAB44 gene encoding ras-related protein Rab-44 isoform X2; its protein translation is MIFGSSPSTQRLRKRRPLSSKRGSVATSFPVLEEADAEEKEAFFAFMEQLGAGHLLSEQAEIWQLWGKLRQEEPQLAGNLEGFLAKMTSRLQEARADKEALELTLRKRDSDHHREVQQLYEEMEQQIRQDKQRLQAESASRNLALSSQMQEVLEAKEREVHQLTEGQRELETQLHRLSSTHQEASSENQQLRQTKHDLAGQLEEVQEQLQVTRGHLNVAKGRVSWQMEEEPSVPRAGEEKAPDPQAASSEEAPLPGLFGDNDDWDQLLSSFNSPPHRALQLYWSPPPSPRAPSGPQTPRVVRQISISDQQEFLFGREPSSDPDGAPRSPSGVLSRAKEGKGEDPDGQDIRPEQPVQPHSLEPKEESGPSPEAHFPWGLPRAPTGESGSLVAAALKVLIPLEDGPPPHVTSPPPQAPAGPSKQFHASYQDDKDSWPGPVPAKPTRQRETFHQDPHTAGSEPGLGSPGAGAFAPGLADPSQGLEPGAQAPTEGPEQGKPGPDVLEGLRGGLRENHGQVLGPDGLPALPHQSLEEELRAEERKQLGGGGQGLSSEQSVEAQGLKTGRSEHPQRDSLLAPQLLDTPQALAEAEAPAPGKLSPPRGSPLRGAQPRGGAGPQEPMQTLPITPELETQPVLPPTTAHTEGDQGALQSREPRAENRPEDPGTDSREAGLTPSSPGDPTASQPPADPDYIFHIIFLGDSNVGKTSFLHLLHQNTFAAGLTATVGVDFRVKNLLVDNKRYALQLWDTAGQERYHSMTRQLLRKADGVVLMYDVTSQESFVHVRYWLDCLQDSGCDGVVVLLLGNKVDCDEERQVSTQAGQQLAQELGVSFAECSANLGHNILEPIVNLARSLKMQEDHLKGSLVEVAPEKSPKKAGCCS
- the RAB44 gene encoding ras-related protein Rab-44 isoform X1 — encoded protein: METGQRATRKGRKLGSSRRRQTREPADGQDAPVAAEPDSWSSQASAELQGFFQDSGAQERGFVTREDLAMAKFSFLVSEEEPEMIFDWVDMERKGRLSLEEFSSGLKMIFGSSPSTQRLRKRRPLSSKRGSVATSFPVLEEADAEEKEAFFAFMEQLGAGHLLSEQAEIWQLWGKLRQEEPQLAGNLEGFLAKMTSRLQEARADKEALELTLRKRDSDHHREVQQLYEEMEQQIRQDKQRLQAESASRNLALSSQMQEVLEAKEREVHQLTEGQRELETQLHRLSSTHQEASSENQQLRQTKHDLAGQLEEVQEQLQVTRGHLNVAKGRVSWQMEEEPSVPRAGEEKAPDPQAASSEEAPLPGLFGDNDDWDQLLSSFNSPPHRALQLYWSPPPSPRAPSGPQTPRVVRQISISDQQEFLFGREPSSDPDGAPRSPSGVLSRAKEGKGEDPDGQDIRPEQPVQPHSLEPKEESGPSPEAHFPWGLPRAPTGESGSLVAAALKVLIPLEDGPPPHVTSPPPQAPAGPSKQFHASYQDDKDSWPGPVPAKPTRQRETFHQDPHTAGSEPGLGSPGAGAFAPGLADPSQGLEPGAQAPTEGPEQGKPGPDVLEGLRGGLRENHGQVLGPDGLPALPHQSLEEELRAEERKQLGGGGQGLSSEQSVEAQGLKTGRSEHPQRDSLLAPQLLDTPQALAEAEAPAPGKLSPPRGSPLRGAQPRGGAGPQEPMQTLPITPELETQPVLPPTTAHTEGDQGALQSREPRAENRPEDPGTDSREAGLTPSSPGDPTASQPPADPDYIFHIIFLGDSNVGKTSFLHLLHQNTFAAGLTATVGVDFRVKNLLVDNKRYALQLWDTAGQERYHSMTRQLLRKADGVVLMYDVTSQESFVHVRYWLDCLQDSGCDGVVVLLLGNKVDCDEERQVSTQAGQQLAQELGVSFAECSANLGHNILEPIVNLARSLKMQEDHLKGSLVEVAPEKSPKKAGCCS